A region from the Ciconia boyciana unplaced genomic scaffold, ASM3463844v1 HiC_scaffold_39, whole genome shotgun sequence genome encodes:
- the LOC140645846 gene encoding olfactory receptor 14C36-like, with translation MSNSSSTTQFLLLAFADTRELQLLHFWLFLGIYLAALLGNGLIITAVACNHRLHTPMYFFLLNLSLLDLGSISTTVPKSMANSLWDTRAISYAGCAAKVFLFPFLMSAEFYLLTIIAYDRYVAICKPLHYRTLLGSRACLKMAAAAWGSGFLNAVLHTANAFSLPLCHGNGLDQFFCEIPQILKLSCSHSYNREVGLLVVSACLVLGCFVFIVLSYVQIFRAVLRIPSEQRRHKAFSTCLPHLAVVSLFITTAMFACLKPPSISSPSLDLVVAVLYSVVPPAVNPLIYSMRNQELKESIRKVISWMFFNIDKLPITLHK, from the coding sequence atgtccaacagcagctccaccacccagttcctcctcctggcatttgCAGACACACGGGAGCTacagctcttgcacttctggctcttcctgggcatctacctggcAGCCCTCCTGGGCAACGGCCTCATCATCACTGCTGTAGCCTGCAACCACcgcctccacacccccatgtacttcttcctcctcaatcTCTCTCTCCTCGACCTGGGCTCCATTTCCACTACTGTCCCTAAATCCATGGCCAATTCCctgtgggacaccagggccATCTCCTACGCAGGATGTGCTGCCAaggtctttctctttcccttcttgaTGTCAGCAGAGTTTTATCTGCTCACCATCATTGCCTATGACCGCTACGTTGCCATCTGTAAACCCCTGCACTACAGgaccctcctgggcagcagagcttgtctcaaaatggcagcagctgcctggggcagtgggtttctcaatgctgtgctgcacacgGCCAATGCATTTTCACTACCACTCTGCCACGGCAATGGGctggaccagttcttctgtgaaatcccccagatcctcaagctctcctgctcacacTCCTACAACAGGGAAGTTGGGCTTCTTGTGGTTAGTGCCTGTTTAGTGTtgggatgttttgttttcattgtgctgtcctatgtgcagatcttcagggccgtgctgaggatcccctctgagcagagacggcacaaagccttttccacgtGTCTCCCTCACCTGGCCGTGGTCTCCCTCTTTATCACCACTGCCATGTTTGCCTGCCTGAagcccccctccatctcctccccatccctggatcTGGTGGTGGCAGTTCTGTACTCAGTGGTGCCTCCAGCAGTGAACCCCCTTatctacagcatgaggaaccaggagctgaaggagtccatTAGGAAAGTGATTTCATGGATGTTTTTCAATATTGATAAACTTCCCATCACTCTACACAAATGA
- the LOC140645824 gene encoding olfactory receptor 14A16-like, with translation MALILVREVSPNLSLSLSPMAMPHDQRQQMSNSSSITHFLLLAFEDTRELQLLHFWLFLGIYLAALLGNGLIITTIACDHRLHTPMYFFLLNLSVLDLGSISTTVPKSMASSLWDTRAISYSGCAAQVFFVLFLFGAEFPVLTIMAYDHYIAICKPLHYGTLLGSRACVHMAGAAWSSCFFYAVLHTANTFSLPLCHGNAVDQFFCEIPQILKLSCSDSSLREVGLLMVSSFLYFGCFVFIVLSYVQIFMAVLRIPSEQGRHKAFSTCLPHLVVVSLFISTGTFAYLKPPSISSPSLDLVIAVLYSVVPPAFNPLIYSMRNQELKDAVWKLIMSVFLKQQTSA, from the coding sequence ATGGCTTTGATTTTGGTCAGAGAAGTCTCCCCTAACTTGTCACTGTCTTTGTCTCCTATGGCAATGCCCCATGACCAGAGGCAGCAGatgtccaacagcagctccatcacCCACTTCCTTCTCCTGGCATTTGAAGACAcgcgggagctgcagctcttgcacttctggctcttcctgggcatctacctggctgccctcctgggcaatGGCCTCATCATCACTACCATAGCCTGCGACCACcgcctccacacccccatgtacttcttcctcctcaacctctCTGTTCTTGACCTGGGCTCCATttccaccactgtccccaaatCCATGGCCAGTTCCctgtgggacaccagggccATCTCCTACTCGGGATGTGCTGCACAGGTCTTCTTTGTATTATTCTTGTTTGGTGCAGAGTTTCCTGTCCTCACCATCATGGCCTACGACCACTAcattgccatctgcaaacccctgcactacgggaccctcctgggcagcagagcttgtgtccacatggcaggagctgcctggagCAGTTGTTTCTTctatgctgtgctgcacacgGCCAATACATTTTCACTACCCCTCTGCCATGGCAATGCCgtggaccagttcttctgtgaaatcccccagatcctcaagctctcctgctcagacTCCTCCCTCAGGGAAGTTGGGCTTCTTATGGTtagcagttttctttattttggatgctttgttttcattgtgctgtcctatgtgcagatcttcaTGGCCGTGCTgaggatcccctctgagcagggacggcacaaagccttttccacgtgcctccctcacctggtTGTGGTCTCTCTGTTTATCAGCACTGGCACATTTGCCTACCTGAAGCCTCCATccatctcctctccatccctggacCTGGTGATTGCAGTTTTGTACTCGGTGGTTCCTCCAGCATTCAACCCCCTAatctacagcatgaggaaccaggagctcaaggatgcagTGTGGAAACTGATTATGagtgtttttctgaagcaacaAACTTCTGCATAG